A single window of Acidobacteriota bacterium DNA harbors:
- a CDS encoding LysR family transcriptional regulator — MDLAELQVFLAVANERSFSRAAERLHRTQPAVSQAIRRLEDELDERLFDRSSKGGQLTEAGELLLDYAQRLTALKAEAESAVRELQDLRRGRVLIGANEGAVHVLLPIVERFRADHPHAQVEVRRVSARQVAREVLSRSLDFGVLTFPPRERGLQSLSLGEDELVMLIDPRHPLARRSRVTMEEFGRQTVIAHNEASPARERVLRLYEQRHTSINIQIGLPSLDGIKRAVEMGLGVALLPKRCALAEIARGQLAAVQVAQLRLPRQVRLVYRRAGERSHAAAAFLDAARAVAAA; from the coding sequence ATGGACCTAGCGGAGCTGCAGGTCTTCCTCGCCGTCGCCAACGAGCGCAGCTTCTCGCGCGCGGCCGAACGGCTGCATCGGACACAGCCGGCGGTCAGCCAGGCCATCAGGCGGCTCGAGGACGAGCTCGACGAGCGGCTGTTCGACCGTTCCTCGAAGGGCGGCCAGTTGACCGAGGCGGGCGAGCTGCTGCTCGACTACGCGCAGCGCCTCACCGCGCTCAAGGCGGAAGCCGAGAGCGCCGTGCGCGAGTTGCAGGACCTGCGGCGCGGCCGGGTCCTGATTGGCGCCAACGAAGGGGCCGTGCACGTCCTGCTGCCGATCGTCGAGCGCTTCCGTGCGGATCACCCGCACGCGCAAGTGGAGGTACGGCGCGTCTCGGCCCGGCAGGTGGCCAGGGAGGTGCTCAGCCGCTCGCTCGACTTCGGCGTGCTGACCTTCCCGCCGCGCGAGCGGGGCCTGCAGTCGCTGTCTCTGGGGGAGGACGAGCTCGTAATGCTCATCGATCCCCGCCATCCGCTGGCGAGGCGGTCGCGCGTCACCATGGAGGAATTCGGCCGCCAGACGGTGATCGCGCACAACGAGGCGTCGCCCGCCCGCGAGCGGGTACTCCGGCTCTACGAGCAGCGGCACACGTCGATCAACATCCAGATCGGGCTGCCAAGCCTGGACGGGATCAAGCGCGCGGTGGAGATGGGGCTCGGGGTGGCCCTGCTGCCGAAGCGCTGCGCGCTGGCCGAGATCGCCCGTGGACAACTGGCCGCGGTTCAGGTCGCCCAGCTCCGGCTCCCCCGCCAGGTGCGTCTGGTGTACCGTCGCGCAGGGGAGAGGTCACATGCCGCCGCGGCCTTCCTGGACGCGGCGCGGGCCGTCGCCGCCGCGTAA
- a CDS encoding 3-isopropylmalate dehydratase small subunit yields the protein MRPIDRIAGTAIPLRGNNIDTDRIIPARYLKAITFDGLGAHAFEDDRASMPNHPFANPAYAGASILVVNENFGSGSSREHAPQALKRWGIHACVGQSFSEIFLGNATTIGLPCATAAPEDVETLMATAERAPATPMVLSVDTQSIETAGRTVPLGMPAAVRDSLLTGQWDATGLLLADFDDVRRVADGLPYVSGF from the coding sequence CTGAGACCCATCGACCGCATCGCCGGAACCGCCATTCCCCTGCGCGGCAACAACATCGACACCGATCGGATCATCCCGGCCCGCTATCTGAAGGCGATCACCTTCGACGGTCTCGGCGCGCACGCCTTCGAGGACGACCGGGCGTCGATGCCCAACCACCCGTTCGCGAACCCGGCCTACGCCGGCGCGTCCATCCTGGTCGTCAACGAGAACTTCGGCTCCGGGTCGTCGCGGGAGCACGCGCCGCAGGCGCTCAAGCGCTGGGGAATCCACGCCTGCGTCGGCCAGTCGTTCTCGGAGATCTTCCTCGGCAACGCGACGACCATCGGCCTGCCGTGCGCGACGGCCGCACCCGAGGACGTCGAGACGCTGATGGCGACCGCCGAGCGGGCGCCGGCTACGCCGATGGTCCTGAGCGTCGACACCCAATCCATCGAGACGGCGGGGCGGACCGTGCCGCTCGGCATGCCCGCCGCCGTTCGCGATTCGCTGCTCACGGGGCAGTGGGACGCGACGGGCCTTCTGCTCGCCGACTTCGACGACGTCCGCCGCGTCGCGGACGGCCTGCCGTACGTCAGCGGTTTCTGA
- the leuC gene encoding 3-isopropylmalate dehydratase large subunit — protein sequence MGQTLLQKAWDLHTVRRLPSGQTQLFIGLHLIHEVTTPQAFDMLRQRGIGVAFPERTYATVDHIVPTLDQTRPFADELAEQMMAALERNCREFGIRFSDLNTDRQGIVHVIGPELGLTQPGLTIACGDSHTSTHGAFGAVAFGIGTSQVRDVLASQCLAIDPLQVRRISVSGALGPGVYAKDVILEIIARLGVRGGVGFAYEYGGAAVERMTMDERMTMCNMSIEGGARIGYVNPDETTFAYLEGRPFAPAGDAFERAKEWWRSMASDPDAAYDDVVQLDGAAIEPRVTWGINPGQSVGVSERIPDPASAPADAGAVSEALDFMGFTAGSPISGTRVDVAFVGSCTNSRLSDLREAARVVKGHRVASHVRALVVPGSKNVRRAAEAEGLHEIFREAGFEWRGAGCSMCLAMNPDRLDGREVCASSSNRNFKGRQGSPTGRTLLMSPAMVAAAAVGGEVTDVRTLL from the coding sequence GTGGGACAGACGCTGCTTCAAAAAGCCTGGGATCTGCATACCGTCCGGCGGCTCCCGTCGGGGCAGACGCAGCTCTTCATCGGCCTGCACCTGATCCACGAGGTGACGACGCCGCAGGCGTTCGACATGCTGCGCCAGCGCGGCATCGGGGTCGCGTTTCCCGAGCGGACCTACGCGACGGTCGATCACATCGTGCCGACGCTGGATCAGACCCGGCCGTTCGCCGACGAGCTCGCCGAGCAGATGATGGCGGCGCTCGAGCGCAACTGCCGCGAGTTCGGGATCCGTTTCTCGGACCTGAACACCGACCGGCAGGGCATCGTCCACGTCATCGGCCCCGAGCTGGGCCTGACCCAGCCGGGCCTGACCATCGCCTGCGGCGACAGCCACACCTCGACCCACGGCGCGTTCGGGGCGGTGGCGTTCGGCATCGGGACCTCGCAGGTGCGCGACGTGCTGGCGTCGCAGTGCCTCGCCATCGATCCGCTCCAGGTCCGCCGGATCTCGGTTTCGGGCGCGCTCGGACCGGGCGTCTACGCCAAGGACGTCATTCTCGAGATCATCGCGCGGCTCGGCGTGCGGGGCGGCGTGGGCTTCGCCTACGAGTACGGCGGCGCGGCGGTCGAGCGGATGACGATGGACGAGCGGATGACGATGTGCAACATGTCGATCGAGGGCGGTGCCCGGATCGGCTACGTCAATCCGGACGAGACGACCTTCGCGTACCTGGAGGGACGGCCGTTCGCACCCGCCGGCGATGCTTTCGAGCGCGCGAAGGAATGGTGGCGGTCGATGGCCTCGGACCCGGACGCGGCCTACGACGACGTCGTTCAGCTCGACGGCGCGGCCATCGAGCCGCGGGTGACCTGGGGCATCAATCCGGGCCAATCGGTCGGGGTCTCGGAGCGGATTCCTGACCCGGCGTCCGCCCCGGCCGACGCGGGCGCCGTCTCCGAGGCGCTCGACTTCATGGGCTTCACCGCCGGATCGCCCATCTCCGGGACCCGCGTCGACGTGGCGTTCGTGGGCTCGTGCACCAACTCCCGGTTGTCGGACCTGCGGGAAGCGGCGCGGGTCGTGAAGGGGCACCGGGTCGCGTCTCACGTCAGGGCGCTCGTCGTGCCCGGATCGAAGAACGTCCGTCGCGCGGCGGAGGCGGAGGGCCTGCACGAGATCTTCCGGGAGGCGGGCTTCGAGTGGCGCGGCGCGGGCTGCTCGATGTGCCTGGCGATGAATCCCGACCGCCTCGACGGGCGGGAGGTGTGCGCCTCGTCGTCCAACCGCAACTTCAAGGGGCGGCAGGGCAGCCCGACCGGCCGCACGCTCCTGATGAGCCCGGCGATGGTCGCCGCGGCCGCGGTCGGGGGCGAGGTGACGGACGTGAGGACCCTGCTGTGA
- a CDS encoding ABC transporter ATP-binding protein, translating to MIEATGLSKYYGAFVAVHDISFSIPQGQVVAFLGPNGAGKTTMMRMLTGYLAPSAGEAAIAGHDVRRDRIAASRRLGYLPENGPMYPDMTPLELLRFFGEARRMAPALLKERVDAVVDLCALELVTGKPIGKLSRGYRQRVGMAQALLHDPDVLIMDEPTAGLDPNQIRQFRENIQRLGRTKTLLISTHILHEADAVADRVLLVNSGRLVFDGPVEELKEDGSLEQPFYRLTTGGAPPASNGGEPDAQAGSAGGESGEAAAGTDSAAGTDSAEKTDGDAGAAATEAADSEARGTAADAGETGVVEPQAGSSSEA from the coding sequence ATGATCGAGGCGACGGGGCTCTCCAAGTACTACGGAGCCTTCGTCGCGGTTCACGACATCTCGTTCTCCATTCCCCAGGGTCAGGTCGTCGCCTTCCTCGGGCCGAACGGCGCCGGGAAGACCACGATGATGCGGATGCTGACCGGGTACCTGGCGCCGAGTGCGGGCGAGGCGGCCATCGCGGGGCACGACGTCCGGCGGGATCGGATCGCGGCGTCCCGACGTCTCGGCTACCTGCCCGAGAACGGCCCGATGTACCCCGACATGACGCCGCTCGAGCTGCTGCGCTTTTTCGGGGAGGCGCGACGGATGGCTCCCGCGCTCCTGAAGGAGCGGGTGGACGCGGTCGTCGACCTGTGCGCCCTCGAGCTGGTGACCGGCAAGCCCATCGGCAAGCTGTCGCGGGGGTACCGCCAGCGCGTCGGCATGGCGCAGGCGTTGCTGCACGATCCGGACGTGCTCATCATGGACGAGCCGACCGCGGGGCTCGATCCGAACCAGATCCGCCAGTTCCGGGAGAACATCCAGCGGCTGGGGCGGACCAAGACGTTGCTGATCTCGACGCACATCCTGCACGAGGCCGACGCGGTTGCGGATCGCGTGCTCTTGGTCAACAGCGGCCGCCTCGTGTTCGACGGTCCGGTCGAGGAGCTGAAGGAGGACGGTTCTCTGGAGCAGCCCTTCTACCGGCTCACCACCGGCGGCGCGCCGCCGGCGAGCAACGGCGGTGAGCCGGACGCCCAGGCGGGGAGCGCCGGCGGCGAGTCCGGGGAAGCCGCGGCCGGCACCGACTCCGCGGCGGGAACCGACTCCGCCGAGAAGACGGACGGCGACGCGGGCGCCGCCGCGACGGAGGCTGCCGATTCGGAAGCGCGGGGGACCGCGGCGGACGCCGGCGAGACCGGCGTCGTCGAGCCGCAGGCCGGAAGCTCGTCGGAGGCGTGA
- a CDS encoding beta-lactamase family protein produces MASEASSAPVEARVDYTGPMPAARRRSRFAASVTAAVCLLIALAVVAPGGQRADPENRLDLIFEPWSVRGAPGCAVSVMRGGDILFAKGYGEANLEYDVPITPASVFHVASVSKQFTALAVALLVADGRVSWDDDIRRYVPELPDFGEPVTLRHLAHHTSGIRDQWSLLQMAGWRWEGDVITQGDVLDLLSRQTAVHFPPGSRYLYSNSGYTLLAVVVERVSGRTLREFTTARLFEPLGMTQTTFRDDHTMIVRNRAYAYESGRTGGYRLSIPDFAVVGASSLFTTVQDLARWNRNFRTGEVGGRGVLRQLQEQGALAGGARLSYGFGLVHGTHRGRPTIGHGGTDAGYRSEFLRFPDEDLGVAVLCNVRTADPGRLARDAADVFLPPAPPTANGRRARNRPGPPADRPAGAVASRAAPDRGALAALAGYYRSPENDIPLQIVARGDDLLLVEGGAGRPLQPLADERPTAEGRFRIAGTAAEATFEPGGAGDGPTLRLSGSLRGVYTHAAPVVRLPIGRLAEYAGSYYSDDLDVRYLFREENRRLVLSHRKLGRIRLFSTFEEGFYGGGWYFTFHRDAGGNVEGFTMSTSRAWKVAFRRVR; encoded by the coding sequence ATGGCGTCCGAAGCCTCCAGCGCCCCCGTGGAAGCGCGCGTCGACTACACTGGGCCGATGCCAGCCGCGCGCCGGCGGTCGCGCTTCGCAGCCAGCGTGACGGCTGCGGTCTGCCTCCTGATCGCGCTGGCGGTCGTTGCGCCGGGCGGACAGCGCGCCGACCCGGAAAACCGCCTCGATCTGATCTTCGAGCCGTGGTCCGTGCGCGGCGCCCCCGGCTGCGCCGTGTCCGTGATGCGGGGCGGCGACATCCTGTTCGCGAAGGGCTACGGCGAAGCCAACCTGGAGTACGACGTTCCGATCACCCCGGCGTCGGTCTTCCACGTCGCATCCGTTTCCAAGCAGTTCACGGCGCTGGCGGTGGCGCTGCTCGTCGCCGACGGCCGGGTCTCGTGGGACGACGACATCCGGCGCTACGTGCCGGAGCTTCCCGATTTCGGCGAGCCCGTCACGCTCCGCCACCTCGCGCACCACACGAGCGGGATTCGCGATCAGTGGAGCCTGCTGCAGATGGCGGGGTGGCGCTGGGAAGGGGACGTCATCACCCAGGGAGACGTGCTCGACCTGCTCTCGCGGCAGACGGCCGTGCACTTCCCGCCGGGCAGCCGCTACCTCTACAGCAACTCCGGGTACACGTTGCTCGCGGTCGTCGTCGAGCGCGTGTCGGGTCGGACGCTCCGCGAGTTCACTACCGCGCGTCTGTTCGAGCCGCTCGGCATGACGCAGACCACGTTCCGCGACGATCACACGATGATCGTCAGGAACCGCGCCTACGCCTACGAGTCCGGCCGCACGGGCGGCTATCGCCTCAGCATCCCGGACTTCGCCGTGGTCGGGGCCTCCAGCCTCTTCACCACGGTGCAGGACCTCGCACGCTGGAACCGGAACTTCCGGACCGGCGAGGTCGGCGGCCGCGGCGTTCTCCGGCAACTCCAGGAGCAGGGCGCCCTGGCCGGCGGCGCGCGCCTCTCCTACGGGTTCGGGCTGGTGCACGGGACGCACCGCGGCCGGCCGACCATCGGGCACGGCGGCACCGACGCGGGGTACCGCAGCGAGTTCCTGCGCTTTCCCGACGAGGACCTCGGCGTGGCGGTGCTGTGCAATGTACGGACGGCCGATCCGGGTCGTCTGGCGCGGGACGCGGCCGACGTCTTCCTGCCGCCGGCGCCGCCAACGGCAAACGGCCGGCGCGCGAGAAACCGGCCGGGCCCGCCGGCGGATCGACCCGCCGGCGCGGTTGCCTCGCGGGCCGCCCCCGACCGCGGGGCGCTCGCCGCCCTGGCGGGCTACTACCGGAGCCCGGAGAACGACATCCCGCTGCAGATCGTGGCCCGCGGCGACGATCTGCTGCTTGTCGAGGGCGGCGCCGGCCGACCGCTCCAGCCGCTCGCGGACGAACGTCCGACCGCGGAGGGAAGATTCCGTATCGCCGGCACGGCCGCCGAGGCAACGTTCGAACCCGGCGGAGCAGGGGACGGACCGACGCTGCGTCTCAGCGGATCCCTGCGCGGCGTCTACACGCATGCCGCGCCGGTGGTTCGACTCCCCATCGGGCGCCTGGCCGAGTACGCGGGGTCGTACTACAGCGACGACCTCGACGTGCGGTACTTGTTCCGGGAGGAGAACCGCCGCCTGGTACTCTCGCACCGCAAGCTGGGTCGCATTCGACTCTTCTCCACGTTCGAGGAAGGCTTCTACGGCGGCGGGTGGTACTTCACCTTTCACCGCGACGCCGGCGGGAACGTCGAGGGGTTCACGATGAGCACGTCCCGCGCCTGGAAGGTCGCCTTCCGGAGGGTGCGCTGA
- a CDS encoding Uma2 family endonuclease encodes MVPSRVMTAEELIRLPDDNCRYALVGGELQRMNPSGFEHGAVIVNLTVPLGQHVKAHRLGVVCGAETGFVLARDPDTVLAPDIAFVRRDRVPATGRPTFFWEGAPDLAVEVTSPGDSRPEVARKVEVWLSAGTLVVWVVNPKHASVAIHEPGRAVRRLGESETLDGAPLLPGFSLPVREIFAL; translated from the coding sequence ATGGTCCCAAGTCGAGTCATGACGGCGGAAGAGTTGATTCGCCTGCCCGACGACAACTGTCGTTACGCCCTCGTCGGAGGGGAGTTGCAGCGAATGAACCCGTCGGGATTCGAACATGGCGCCGTCATCGTCAACCTGACCGTTCCTCTGGGACAGCATGTGAAGGCGCACCGCCTCGGCGTGGTCTGCGGCGCGGAGACCGGCTTCGTCCTGGCCAGGGATCCCGACACGGTGCTCGCGCCCGACATCGCGTTCGTCCGTCGCGACCGCGTGCCGGCGACCGGCCGCCCGACGTTCTTCTGGGAGGGCGCGCCGGATCTGGCGGTGGAAGTGACCTCGCCGGGGGATTCGCGCCCCGAGGTCGCCAGGAAGGTCGAGGTCTGGCTGTCGGCCGGAACCCTGGTTGTCTGGGTCGTGAATCCGAAGCACGCCTCGGTGGCGATCCACGAGCCCGGCCGGGCGGTCCGCCGCCTTGGCGAATCGGAGACGTTGGACGGCGCCCCGTTGCTGCCGGGCTTCAGCCTTCCGGTGCGCGAGATCTTCGCCCTGTAG
- the dnaE gene encoding DNA polymerase III subunit alpha, with translation MSYVPLWCRSNFSFLDGASHPDELVEQAHALGIEALALTDRDGVHGMVRAHVKAKELGVRLIVGAEVTVDDAADVPAASESHDAADAMAASAPDDAADASAAPTADGAAQPSTLVLLAVNRAGYANLCRLITAGRLRRPKGESRVTWPEVCERAEGLIALWGGERSLLVRDAAPRAVAGPLREAFGDRLYALAARHRRAEEARREACLRRHAGRIGLPLVAAAEVLYHTPARRDLQDVLTCIRHGVTLAAAGRLIRPNAEHDLKSPQRMAQLFADEPVLVERTREVASRCAFNLSEIRYRYPAERLPDGRTSSAWLRELTLRGARERFGGDVPPAIREQIDRELALIDELDYGGYFLTMWEIVRYCRQEGILCQGRGSAANSVVCYCLGITAVDPTRVELLFERFLSRERHEPPDIDLDIMHARREEVIQHVYRKYGRDRAAMVANVVRYRGRSAVREVGKALGLSETAIDRLARLLSHYGPLDAAGLTHAGLDPDSPIHGHLFRLCEQIQDCPRHLSIHPGGFLLGHEPVHDLVPIENATMPDRTVIQWDKDDLEDLGLFKVDLLGLGALTQLDLGFRLLDRHYGRALSLDRIPPDDPRTYDLICRADTVGVFQIESRAQMAMLPRLRPRKYYDLVVEVSIVRPGPITGGMVHPYLRRRNGEEEIVYPHPCLEPVLKKTLGVPLFQEQVMKLAMVAADYTPGEADQLRRDMAAWRRSGRIERHRDRLVSRMLAKGIAREFAERVFDQIRGFGEYGFPESHAASFALIAYATSWLRCHYPDVFTCSLLDAQPMGFYTPATIVDDAIRHGVEVRPVDVTASDWDCTLEPASVRDREEARTEPGGARRPRSKARRGSGQAVRDRGATPLRGMHRPSRFAVRMGLRYVKSLSEERDWRRIEAARAKRPFASLADFSRRTRLDDRVLRRLAEAGAFAPFEGRRRAALWQAQGLGPASEAPLPVAPDEPLPDFDPLDDFQAIDWDYRFSAHSTRGHPLAPLREALAAQNLPDARTVAGMPDGGRVRYAGLVICRQRPGTASGVTFMTLEDETGFVNIVIWKQVFDDHAVLARTASFLGVSGKLQSESGVVHVVADALWAPEIPARPPTAGSRDFH, from the coding sequence ATGTCGTACGTTCCGCTCTGGTGCCGGAGCAACTTCTCGTTTCTCGACGGGGCGAGCCACCCCGACGAGCTGGTCGAGCAGGCGCATGCGCTCGGGATCGAGGCGCTCGCCCTGACCGACCGCGATGGCGTGCACGGCATGGTGCGGGCGCACGTGAAGGCGAAGGAGCTGGGTGTGCGCCTGATCGTGGGCGCCGAGGTGACCGTCGACGATGCGGCGGACGTCCCGGCTGCTTCGGAGAGTCATGACGCGGCAGACGCCATGGCTGCCTCGGCGCCCGATGATGCAGCAGATGCATCGGCCGCCCCGACAGCCGATGGTGCGGCGCAGCCTTCCACTCTGGTGCTGCTCGCCGTGAACCGGGCCGGCTACGCCAATCTCTGCCGGTTGATCACCGCCGGCCGGCTGCGGCGGCCGAAGGGGGAGTCGCGCGTCACCTGGCCGGAGGTGTGCGAACGGGCCGAGGGGCTCATCGCGCTGTGGGGCGGCGAGCGGAGCCTGCTGGTCCGGGACGCGGCGCCGCGCGCGGTCGCCGGGCCGCTGCGCGAGGCGTTCGGCGACCGGCTGTACGCGCTGGCGGCCCGGCACCGGCGCGCCGAGGAGGCGCGCCGGGAAGCCTGCCTGCGCCGGCATGCCGGACGCATCGGCCTGCCTCTGGTCGCCGCCGCCGAGGTGCTGTATCACACGCCGGCGCGCCGCGACCTGCAGGACGTCCTGACCTGCATCCGCCACGGTGTCACGCTCGCCGCGGCCGGCCGGCTGATCCGGCCCAACGCCGAGCACGATCTGAAGTCGCCGCAGAGGATGGCGCAGTTGTTCGCCGACGAGCCGGTGCTCGTCGAGCGGACCCGCGAGGTGGCGTCGCGCTGCGCCTTCAACCTGTCCGAGATCCGCTACCGCTATCCCGCCGAGCGGTTGCCCGACGGCAGGACGTCGTCCGCGTGGCTCCGCGAGCTCACGCTCCGCGGCGCGCGCGAGCGCTTCGGCGGCGACGTGCCCCCGGCCATCCGCGAGCAGATCGACCGGGAGCTGGCGCTGATCGACGAGCTCGACTACGGCGGCTACTTCCTGACGATGTGGGAGATCGTCCGCTACTGCCGGCAGGAGGGCATCCTCTGCCAGGGGCGCGGCTCGGCCGCCAACTCGGTGGTCTGCTACTGCCTGGGGATCACGGCGGTCGATCCGACGCGGGTCGAGCTGCTGTTCGAGCGGTTCCTGTCGCGCGAGCGGCACGAGCCGCCGGACATCGACCTCGACATCATGCACGCCCGCCGCGAGGAGGTGATCCAGCACGTCTATCGCAAGTACGGCCGCGACCGCGCCGCCATGGTGGCCAACGTCGTGCGCTACCGCGGGCGCTCGGCGGTGCGGGAGGTGGGCAAGGCGCTCGGGCTGTCCGAGACGGCGATCGACCGGCTCGCCCGGCTCCTCTCGCACTACGGCCCGCTCGACGCGGCGGGGCTGACGCACGCCGGGCTCGATCCGGACTCGCCGATCCACGGGCACCTCTTCAGGTTGTGCGAGCAGATCCAGGACTGTCCCCGCCACCTGTCGATCCACCCGGGCGGCTTCCTGCTGGGCCACGAGCCGGTCCACGACTTGGTGCCGATAGAGAACGCCACGATGCCCGACCGGACGGTGATCCAGTGGGACAAGGACGACCTGGAGGATCTCGGCCTGTTCAAGGTCGATCTGCTGGGGCTCGGCGCGCTGACCCAGCTCGACCTGGGCTTCCGGCTGCTGGACCGGCACTACGGCCGCGCGCTGTCGCTCGACCGGATCCCGCCCGACGATCCGCGGACCTACGACCTGATCTGCCGCGCCGACACGGTCGGCGTCTTCCAGATCGAGAGCCGCGCCCAGATGGCGATGCTGCCGCGGCTCCGGCCGCGGAAGTACTACGACCTGGTCGTCGAGGTGAGCATCGTGCGGCCCGGTCCGATCACCGGCGGCATGGTCCATCCCTACCTGCGGCGGCGCAACGGCGAGGAAGAGATCGTCTATCCGCACCCGTGTCTCGAGCCGGTGCTGAAGAAGACGCTCGGCGTGCCGCTCTTCCAGGAGCAGGTGATGAAGCTGGCGATGGTGGCGGCCGACTACACGCCGGGCGAGGCGGACCAGTTGCGCCGCGACATGGCGGCATGGCGCCGCAGCGGGCGCATCGAGCGGCACCGCGACAGGCTGGTGAGCCGCATGCTGGCGAAGGGGATCGCCCGCGAGTTCGCCGAGCGGGTCTTCGACCAGATCCGCGGGTTCGGGGAGTACGGCTTTCCCGAGAGCCACGCGGCGAGCTTCGCCCTGATCGCCTACGCCACGTCCTGGCTGCGCTGCCACTACCCGGACGTGTTCACCTGCTCGTTGCTCGACGCGCAGCCGATGGGGTTCTACACGCCGGCGACGATCGTCGACGACGCGATCCGCCACGGCGTCGAGGTGCGCCCGGTCGACGTGACGGCCAGCGACTGGGACTGCACGCTCGAGCCCGCGTCAGTCCGTGACCGAGAGGAAGCACGTACTGAACCGGGAGGGGCGAGGCGCCCGCGCAGCAAGGCGCGACGAGGGAGCGGACAGGCAGTCCGTGACCGAGGAGCAACGCCGTTGCGCGGGATGCATCGCCCCTCCCGATTCGCCGTGCGGATGGGGCTGCGGTATGTCAAGAGCCTCTCGGAGGAGCGCGACTGGCGGCGGATAGAGGCGGCGCGGGCGAAGCGGCCGTTCGCGTCGCTGGCGGACTTCAGCCGGCGCACCCGGCTCGACGACCGCGTGCTGCGGCGGCTGGCCGAGGCGGGCGCGTTCGCGCCGTTCGAAGGACGGCGCCGCGCCGCGTTGTGGCAGGCGCAGGGTCTGGGACCGGCATCGGAGGCGCCCCTGCCGGTCGCGCCGGACGAGCCGCTGCCCGACTTCGACCCGCTGGACGACTTCCAGGCGATCGACTGGGACTACCGGTTCAGCGCCCACAGCACCCGCGGCCATCCGCTCGCCCCGCTGCGCGAGGCGCTGGCGGCGCAGAACCTGCCGGACGCCCGCACCGTCGCCGGGATGCCCGACGGCGGCCGGGTGCGCTACGCCGGCCTCGTCATCTGCCGGCAACGGCCCGGCACCGCCTCGGGCGTGACCTTCATGACGCTGGAGGACGAAACCGGGTTCGTGAACATCGTGATCTGGAAGCAGGTGTTCGACGACCACGCCGTGCTCGCCCGGACCGCATCTTTTCTGGGAGTGAGCGGGAAGCTGCAGTCCGAGTCCGGGGTCGTCCACGTCGTGGCCGACGCCCTCTGGGCGCCGGAGATCCCGGCCCGCCCGCCGACCGCCGGCAGCCGGGACTTTCATTGA